ctagctgattcactgtggctgtaggctgagcttgcactactacttctacacagattctatccccattgagtgatgtcacaaccacagatttctcctgacactgtatcactgcccggtgttgtttcatccaatccattcccaggataaggtcaattcccgctgttctcaacacaataggcttcaccttgaagtctaccccccttaaggaaatgctagttgaggggctccaataagaagcgagCATACTaccctcccggggaattcactagtattgggtttttcatggcacacaaaggtatgctatgcattctaacaaaagcttgggagataaaagaatgcgaagcaccagaatcaaaaagtacggtagcaaaAATAGAGTTAACACTAaacatacccaacatgacctcaggcgtctcctgagctgcatcagatgacacatagttcacctttgctgtgagaggtggtcgggcgttgaacttctgattgttggcctgaTTCTGAGgtacttgctggttctgcttcttaggacactgatgagcatagtgacctacttctccacatcggtaacaggcattgggattgttgggtgcgccactcttcacaggagcattgttaggcactccctggcgtgttgcaggattgctagtctgttgcgggggacgctgacttCCAAAttgttgctgatactgagggcgttgctggaactggttccgctgaggatactgaccacggtttccctgatgagttggtccttgattcctctactgGAAACCTTACTGGGGaaaagcacgtgggcgagtgttgcttccagaagcttgcccttggagccttctcttcttagcttccatctccttgcgcttatcatcaatcacgattgcgcgattcaccaaagactggaagttaggataagtattagacatcagctggagctgcagtccatcatagagtcccttgaggaaacggcgttgcttatccttgtcatctgccacatcattaggagcgtagcgagatagttgtgcgaacttgtcccaatattccgccacagtcattgatccttgcttgagagatctgaattcttcctcctttagttccactagtccatcaggaatatggtatgatcggaaactgtccttaaattcctgccaagtgatatcaggagcattgttgggacgtccaaactggaatgattcccaccaatcctgagcagctccttggagttgcccggaagcatacaacactttctccaggtcgttgcattgtgctatgttcagttgtttctccacagcacgcaaccagtcatcggcctccatagggtctgtggcatgtgtgaacaccggtggacgacctttcataaactctccacgcttatctctaacctggacaggcggtggacctcttgcaggttcattgtccaagcgatgcatcatagcttgcatcagctgcgcttgcattcccaaaatctgctccatggtcacaggtggcggtggtggattcataagagcatcacacccacgaccacggcctctgcctcttcctcctcttgcggccatctgttttccaacaaatgtgcaaaatttagagatttttccaattatagagagcttacaagagataagaaacaatgctaaaaattttctgggcaagattcaaattcagcagttcagtaaaactgttataactcgagtgtCAGAGATCCAACaaaggtgcaccaagattcgttagaaagcttaggacatcagctacaactttcatttagaccacttttacatattcgaactcacacatagtcaaaaatagagctaaaccgaaactgttctgagttccagacagcgcaggaacatcaacttgtgccaattagatctcccaaacctgaatagctattgacgtgattccaaagacacttgaaagatacagaggtctagttatcttcacacaaatttcagaatttttatcatcccagatttcgagttaccagataaagaacacaggctgctccagaaattagcacagcagagataaggtaaaatgatacttctgcattaagatttcattctaaatttaaagttccaatctaaagaagttgtggacatgcccacaaacttccagcaatcaagcaaaataccaactcaaccaagttcacaaatcaaacatctaatcaaccaagttcacaagaccaacaagactaaataaggacatGAACTAACGACatgataatctagatcaaggcacctaacacctatggagcggtgtcaatcatggtgaaggaacgtcgcttcttcttgtagatggaaggctgtcccagttgtgctcgaagttcatccacttgtttctgaagacgtctctgcgccctctgagatgcacgtagttctcctttgacctcatcatccactccctgcatagcgtggacatgctgcaccattGCCTCCAAAgtggggtcattctctggtggagccaaaacctgccaaacaccctcatgatcatttcaaggaaggaacctgaaacgatcctccctcatggcctcgaagcgacgaccatggtagtggatgtaggcattctgtgctgcatcctccatgccatccaaagcatgggctctcctggcaggggcactgtggacagtctccacctcatgtccattgatgatatcattccatgcggtgaccaccagctctaccttccagaaggtagcctccagtgggtgcttgtactcggcgcagtggtagctgatggaggcgtgcaagtcggggaagtagtcgtccagcacgtgggtgagaagagtgtggtagtaggctgtctctggagctggcttgaagtagtacttgcacttccagccaatctcatcgtcctccacgggggcagctggggagggtgcaggtgtaggggaagtagccgtcgactcctcaggtgtagctaccacagggtagacgggcacagcgactggtgtaggagtaggtgaaggcgtcggtgtagccatctcctcgtcgtcggagatgatcacaatctccctcttcGCTGGTGGGGCACGcagggtgaacatggcacgataaccggcggtgctgagtcgagcagtcttcggattatgagacatctatagatttgaactgagatagaaattagaatcaacaattttaaataatagattaaggtatgaaaaacataaatgttataataaaataacaaggataagtcagtaagcaagaaaccagaggagcaaagctgctaaaacgacctttttctaactaggcttgcgtcctacagtcaacacggctctgataccaatttgtcacacccaattttaaggataaaattgaatgcactaaactcgtgtgtgcccaggaaacaatcacacacacaagctgacaaattacaatagtttcATCACAgtgtcacatacatcagagttataatagaacttagtttcatacatcacagcggaataataaaaatagaatgaactctcgtggccgtcatcacagggaaggtcaactggttgaccacaagcctaataatcctctgggaaatcctcatacccgttgtcatctgttactcatccgggatttttatccaagtaaagaaaataaacaagtgtaagtacattccgtacttagcaagctaacatggggttatgaagctcaaaaaggatagactctggtttactgcagttagcatttttaataggtcaaacttttattctcaagtattattaagttatgcttaagctcccatttaattcccataagaacaaatatcggggtcaggtgtaccatatatcatcattgaacaactttaaatgatcatcaacaattaaccagttattctgtgagttttccgggccgctcgtaaccgtgagcacggctgttataacagtttgttaccctctgcagaggtggtgcacattcaccgcgagtcgtgatccccatacgcccgggttaattactcccatgtcactaccaagatgagcgggcagggtacactatgaagccatttcataggtttccctaacaagttagggccgctaggtttccttggcaggcagatgtagggacccccctttcctatggcacaaatccatcgcggctatactcataggaacagaggcggccctatacccaaagtggcaagccccatttgcgccaaaaaggtaacctctaaccagctaggaaaggtcctattactgagctaaagtcagagccatatgactctcccggttgcactgtcagtcccagcttttgccaacagataagtccttatggagggccgggagcaacatgaacaaaggtcatttgcactttcgccctatggaacagttgttataattcatgttacttactttgttccatagtatcattcatctatatgtatatcaagttcagttagagcactagcaatctacccatatgcatttaacccataggagacaaggaacaggataacaatcactaggatgtccttacggttatcaaaattagacacatgcaaatgagtaaatgattaaagtgaaataggacatcaaggaaggcccatgttatacttgccttggttcacaaactcgtgctggtcctgctggtcgtcgaagagttcttggtctccaacgttttcctcaccgtctgaacgcgaccaacacggcaacatacaacattccaaaagcattcatgcaaagcaaacactcctatcattagaacagtacaccaacagtattgaaatcaaataaaacatttgtaaaactaatctacgtttcgctatgatcacgtcaacgcgaagttcacgaaaaacggagctaaaatgcgaaagttatgattaaaacgggttttccaatagccctatatttaattaaatctaatcatgaaattaaaaagttccaaacttgactaacagtagctccaacatgtagcttatgaaattacgaagctaacgcgatttgaatggatcaattcggagttaaaacgacaattctataagcgaaacagttcgaatggcatttctgtaaatactgaaagcgtacttttgacttaaaccgtgaagtttacgctttctaaacgggattgcgcattcgaggaaatacgctaaggacggcgggttaggacttagaaaagtccaggggctctttagcaaatttacccccgaaggggtatcttctatttccgGCCGTTGATCGCGCGATGGACGGTTCGGATTAGCCTGGGGGGtttcggccggccggaacagtgactccggcgaggcaagccatggccggcggcgtgaagcTCACTGGCGCGCGCGGTAAGGGGCCTACTGCCCacggttctaagaaccaaaagcaccAGGCGAATGAGGGGGAGCGAGCGAACACGTCCATGCCAAGAAATcggccggaggggaaggccggggcggcggacaccatggccggcggcatggagctcgCGGACGTCTGCGGAAAGGGCGCTAAAAGCCACGAAACGCGAAACGAAACGCATGGGGAGGGAGAGGGGaccacggcgagctcaccacgggcgaAAATCGGAGGCGGTGACGGCTCGgagacgacggcgacgcggacggcgagatcggtggtcggcggggctcctccgtgcggcagttgcggccAGGACGAGGCGAAAACggagcgggggcagcagggggcgcgcgagggggggctcggctgccttttaaCGAGGCCGAGGGCAACGGGAGGACGCGCCCACGACGCGCGTCGTggcggcggttgctgcagcgccaggagcgggcggttgccgagccgcgcggggtaggggacggcgccgacaggtggggcccgggcgtcagctgCTGGGCGCGGCAGTTGCCTGGTGCGGCGAGGCTGGGCCGGCACggtgcgcgcggctgggctggcgcggctgggCCGGCGCGGGGAGCGCGGCTGGGCTGGGGcgctggctgcggtgctgggccgcgggaaaAAAATGGCCATGGGCCGaatgagaggaaggggaggaatggaaggaaattccctttttctttttataaataaaattttcaaactcattttcaaaaggtttttagaaccttttagcatttgaataaaacacccgtcacagaagtaaatatgcaatagcatgaatgcatcaacatgtttctattcttgcattttcttttaattttataaaagtaatattacttcctaatttgaattgcacatataattacatatttaaatcaaatttactattttaaaaagaattcaaatttttgggtgttacacgcCCTTTGTTTGCTCTCAAGCAATACAAGTCTTCAATTTTAAATCCATGGACCTGTTTGTTTTAGTTTCTGGCAACTGCACGTCGCGTCGTGATAGCGTGTCGATTTTCTTGTGTCTTGCATCCTGGTTATATTGCGGGCATTTCTCTTGTTCTGTTCTCTTTAGCTCAAAACACTTGTATTTGGATCAATGCAAAAACGTCACGGGTGGTTTCTCGAGTTTAGTTATCATTTACATTTTCATCAGTTTGTTGATATTTACTGTGTATGAAACTCACTATTATACTAAGAGCATTATGTCCCCATTCATCTTTCCTCTGCCTTTTGTTCTGTAATCCAATACAAATTATAATGGATGTTTGTCCTCCCAAAACACAGATCTGTGATGTTGTAAGGTACCGGATTCGCCGCATGAAGAAAAATATGAGGATGAATTGGACAGCAGaaatacaattcaacactataTATGCCCTAGCTGTAATAAAAGGTAGTATGTGTTCGTCTAGTTTATTCATGCTAGGCAGAAAACTGGTGCGCTCTGGTAACTTTTTCTTCTGATCTGCAGATACTCAGCCTTTGATGCAGTACAACTGGTAAGCTACACGGATGAGTACTTCCATTGTGAGACTTGCAATGGTGAACTGGTTGCAGAGAGTGACAAGCTTGCTTCTGAGGAAATGGGAGATGGCGATGACAATATTAGAAAGCGCAGGCGTGAGAAATTAAAGGACATGCAGCAAAGAATTGAAGTTAGTATTCGGTTATCTTTGGAACTCTTCTAAGTTTCAATGCCAAAATTTACGTGATCAGTCCAAATATCATAGAAGGAAACAAAAATGTTAGGTGTTTTCAGCATTCCAGCACAACTGCTGCTGAGAATAGATGGTTGACAAAGGGAATACTTTTTTGCTTGATTGAGAAAGTCAACCAAACAGTTTGGAAGAAAACAAGAACACATATACAGCTGCACTGATGTAATATTGTAAAACTGATACGAACATCCACCTGTGACAGGAATGGCACATTACCACGATGAATGCCACCAACTTTGCTATAACCTTTAGAGATTACACATTTTTTATATTGTAAATAGCAAATATCTCACCGTTATAAAGGCCTATTTGGATACCTAGGGGTTAATtgttagctagctaatattagccctgtgcatccaaacaagaagGCTAATAGGTGAGCTACTTTTTGAGCCAAGCCTTCAACTAGTTGCTAGCCAACTTTAGTTAATTTTGGACTAATTTTTAGCTCCGACTAGTAACTAGCTATGtgtatccaaacaggccctaaaaccAATCGTTTCATGTCCTTGACTGTCTACTTACAGTTTTTTAGAATTTATATAGTCTGTTTGCCTAGAGTTAAGAAATAGTTTGACTGATATCACTACAAGTGCTTGGATGAGAAATTGAGAATATTAGTCTCTTTGGTAAAAAATAGATTATTGGGAAAAGAATGAATAGTGTTCTATATGCAACATTTTGGAGGTGATTGCATGTATACCAACCAGTGTCTCTGAATCTTGTTCTTGGTTTTTAAGAATCTGACTGAGGTATGTTCTTTATATTGTTTTTCTATTACATTAGGAGCAATTGAAGCCATTGGTTGCACAACTTGATAGAGTGAAGAATCTGCCTGCACCTGAGTTTGGGAGTCTACAAACATGGGAAAGAGCAAATATTGGTGCTTTTGAAATTGGTGACCCTGCTGCAGCTGGTTCTTCAAAGAATTCATAAGGGCAGTATGGTACACCGACATACATCGGAGGGACAAAGGTAAGACTTTCATATAGCTCCGAGTGCTACTGAATCTTCTTGGTTGTATATCCAACATAATTAAGTTAGATATCAACTCTTTTCCATATCCCAATGAACTTCTGAATCATACTAGTCTGTATTCTGTATCTGAAATGCTTGTATAGGTAAAAACTGGTCTTCCAACCTATCTTCAAACTATACCtgaattattaaaaaaaaagagtAGACCCAGTGctagaggctcccacatgagtggggtctggggaagggaaaaaacgAGTCAAGCCTTCTCTCGCAAAATCtgtggagaggctgcttcgaacccacgacctggtgactcagtgagacagctctcaccactgcaccaggcctgaaTTATTGTCTAATAAATAGCAAATTGACAataagggcatgtacaacccataGACGATGGTTCGTCTCTAAGCGCCTCGAATCTATCATACAGACAGGTATAAAGACAGATCATACAACTCACAGACAGGGGTCCGTCTCTAAGCTGTTTAATGCATTGCATTTAGCTAGAATCAACTATAAATAATTTTTTGTATACCACTGTATGGCTATTTGATAGAAAACGTATCAAGGATAAATAAGTGCAACATGATTATAATTAGGGTTGTCGCTTGTACGTACTTCAGGTGGGAGCACCTCTGCGATGGATAACACATGTTTGCATTATGTTGATAACAATTGAGTTCATTCTAAAGAAGGGGGCAACAATTTTAGAACTGAAGCTTACAAATTCACAGACACCCACGTTCATTCAAATGGCAGATAAGCTAAG
The genomic region above belongs to Miscanthus floridulus cultivar M001 unplaced genomic scaffold, ASM1932011v1 fs_87_1_2, whole genome shotgun sequence and contains:
- the LOC136533431 gene encoding uncharacterized protein — its product is MAIFFPRPSTAASAPAQPRSPRRPSRASPAARTVPAQPRRTRQLPRPAADARAPPVGAVPYPARLGNRPLLALQQPPPRRASWARPPVALGLVKRQPSPPSRAPCCPRSVFASSWPQLPHGGAPPTTDLAVRVAVVSEPSPPPIFARGELAVVPSPSPCVSFRVSWLLAPFPQTSASSMPPAMVSAAPAFPSGRFLGMDVFARSPSFAWCFWFLEPWAVGPLPRAPVSFTPPAMACLAGVTVPAGRNPPG